A single Cottoperca gobio chromosome 7, fCotGob3.1, whole genome shotgun sequence DNA region contains:
- the LOC115011192 gene encoding NUAK family SNF1-like kinase 1 translates to MGRREADSRGAMNTSDRSELGCLRDATFSGEESPTRDSHRPCGADKRQTNPDMEAVVGLAATATAPMEVKKHQHKHNLKHRYEVMETLGKGTYGKVKKAVERASLKTLAIKSIRKEHITDDLDRIHIQREIEITSLLKHSNIIRFHEVFESRDKIVIVMEYASRGELYDYIQERRRLPETEARSIFRQITSAVHYCHKNGVVHRDLKLENILLDQDFNVKLADFGLSNHFQRGRLLQTYCGSPLYAAPEIVNGLPYQGPEVDCWALGVLLYALVYSSMPFNGASHTTLTEQISQGRYSRPNPPSDACALIDWLLTVRVDERATIEDVANHWWVNWGFEESVCDCPSSPHQECPSPLLARYIDWQNRVAATSNMTVDPGCLPSDSSCPPQLSPHPFYFSLPLKSDRGGGGGRARGGISCLRKSRKENTIPQTALGTCGGACATAASSSASSSTPTIERKKPKGILKPQRSFDSVFHSPPKETFPSQPCNAAPHPFRAHSLAHTHADVLSTSLPLPSTFSQPSSKMPKKGILKNLYGGESVYGSSSDRRISGAEVEEKGDAADLRSHKQHTCLPAAEDSPTMCTEAVRRRKGILKRNGKFSRSLDLPNDHHPAPMIFPEALQQLLQATGGAQGHRSRPSSVVSEDSLFSSDSFDLLDLSAQSHRRIFSRGMQQSACSSEEDLEQLRSEADRVGGDGGEKEMLT, encoded by the exons ATGGGCAGACGTGAGGCGGATAGCAGAGGCGCAATGAACACCAGCGACCGCTCCGAGCTGGGTTGTCTGCGGGACGCGACATTCAGCGGTGAAGAGTCCCCAACGCGGGACAGCCACCGTCCCTGCGGCGCAGACAAGCGGCAGACAAACCCAGACATGGAGGCAGTGGTCGGCCTGGCAGCGACTGCCACAGCGCCGATGGAAGTGAAGAAGCACCAGCACAAACATAACTTGAAACACCGCTACGAGGTGATGGAGACTCTGGGGAAAGGCACCTACGGCAAAGTGAAGAAGGCAGTCGAGAGAGCAAGCCTGAAAACG TTGGCGATCAAGTCAATCCGCAAGGAGCACATCACTGATGACCTGGACAGGATTCACATCCAGAGAGAGATCGAGATCACCTCCTTGCTCAAGCACTCCAACATCATACGTTTCCATGAGG TGTTTGAGAGCCGGGATAAGATTGTGATAGTGATGGAGTACGCCAGCAGGGGAGAGCTGTACGATTACAtccaggagaggaggaggctgccTGAAACGGAAGCCAGAAGCATCTTCAGACAAATCACATCTGCTGTCCACTACTGCCACAAg AACGGTGTTGTGCATCGAGACCTCAAGCTGGAGAACATCCTTTTAGATCAAGATTTCAATGTAAAG CTGGCTGACTTTGGCCTTTCCAATCATTTCCAGAGGGGCAGACTGCTGCAGACGTACTGTGGAAGTCCGCTCTACGCTGCCCCGGAGATAGTGAATGGACTACCCTACCAAGGGCCAGAG GTGGACTGCTGGGCGCTGGGGGTGTTGCTGTATGCCCTGGTGTATAGCAGCATGCCATTTAATGGGGCCAGCCACACCACACTCACAGAGCAGATCAGCCAAGGTCGCTACAGCAGACCCAACCCCCCGTCAG ACGCCTGCGCTCTTATCGACTGGTTGTTGACAGTGCGTGTGGACGAGAGGGCTACAATAGAGGACGTTGCCAACCACTGGTGGGTGAACTGGGGTTttgaagagagtgtgtgtgactgcccTTCATCCCCACACCAAGAATGCCCCTCCCCCCTATTGGCTCGCTATATCGACTGGCAAAATCGTGTCGCAGCTACCAGCAACATGACCGTTGACCCAGGGTGCCTACCCTCAGACTCCTCCTGTCCACCTCAACTCTCTCCACACCCTTTTTACTTCAGCTTACCTCTGAAGAGTGatcgtggaggaggaggaggaagggcaCGCGGAGGAATATCATGCCTGAGGAAGTCACGCAAGGAGAATACAATTCCCCAGACTGCACTGGGAACTTGTGGTGGTGCTTGTGCAACAGCTGCCTCCTCCTCTGCGAGTTCCTCCACTCCCAccattgaaagaaagaaacccaAAGGTATTCTGAAACCCCAGAGAAGTTTTGACTCAGTCTTTCACAGCCCTCCTAAAGAAACATTTCCCTCACAACCGTGTAACGCTGCTCCCCATCCTTTTCGAGCACATTCACTTGCCCACACACATGCTGATGTCCTATCCACGAGCCTGCCGCTTCCCTCTACATTCAGTCAGCCCTCATCCAAAATGCCCAAGAAGGGGATACTGAAGAACTTGTATGGAGGGGAGTCGGTTTATGGCTCATCCTCAGACAGAAGGATCTCTGGAGCGGAAGTTGAAGAGAAGGGAGATGCAGCTGATTTGCGCTCCCACAAACAGCACACTTGTCTCCCAGCGGCAGAAGACAGCCCCACCATGTGCACAGAGGCAGTAAGAAGAAGGAAGGGGATTCTGAAACGTAACGGCAAGTTTTCTCGCAGCCTGGATCTTCCCAACGACCACCACCCGGCACCCATGATATTCCCCGAGGCTCTGCAGCAGCTTCTCCAGGCCACAGGGGGCGCCCAGGGTCACCGCAGCCGCCCCTCAAGTGTGGTGAGTGAGGATAGCCTCTTCTCCTCCGATTCCTTCGACCTACTAGACCTCAGCGCCCAATCACATCGCAGGATTTTCTCTCGGGGGATGCAGCAAAGCGCATGCAGCTCTGAGGAGGACCTGGAGCAGCTGAGATCTGAGGCAGACAGAGTtggtggagatggaggagagaaggaaatgCTA